A window of the Fusobacterium sp. JB019 genome harbors these coding sequences:
- the pheS gene encoding phenylalanine--tRNA ligase subunit alpha, with amino-acid sequence MKEKLSLLSKQAKEEIFNLKELQELENFRVKYLGKKGQLTEISKGMKNLTKEEKPVIGQALNIVRQEITTLIETKKVEIMEMLTEKKLKEEVIDITLSGKKVEAGSIHPLTETANFLKKISMEMGFDVADGPEVELVSYNFDALNIPKTHPSRDLTDTFYISKDVVLRTQTSPVQIRYMLEKKPPFRMVCVGKVYRPDYDVSHTPMFHQMEGLMVGKDISFANLKAILTEFVNKVFGETKVRFRPHFFPFTEPSAEMDVECVICKGKGCRVCKGSGWLEIMGCGMVDPSVLEGVGYNPEEVSGFAFGMGIERITMLRHGIDDLRAFFENDMRFLKQFK; translated from the coding sequence ATGAAAGAAAAGTTATCTTTGCTTAGTAAACAAGCAAAAGAAGAAATTTTTAATTTGAAAGAGCTTCAGGAATTAGAAAATTTTAGAGTTAAATATTTAGGTAAAAAAGGACAGTTAACAGAAATTTCTAAAGGAATGAAGAATTTAACAAAGGAAGAGAAACCAGTTATAGGTCAAGCTTTAAATATAGTAAGACAAGAAATAACAACTTTAATTGAAACTAAAAAAGTTGAAATTATGGAAATGCTAACAGAAAAAAAATTAAAAGAAGAGGTAATAGATATAACTTTATCTGGTAAAAAAGTTGAAGCAGGAAGTATTCATCCTTTAACAGAAACAGCTAATTTTTTAAAAAAAATATCTATGGAAATGGGATTCGATGTTGCAGATGGACCAGAAGTTGAATTGGTTTCATATAATTTTGATGCTTTAAATATTCCAAAAACGCATCCATCAAGAGATTTAACAGATACTTTTTATATATCTAAAGATGTTGTTTTAAGAACTCAAACATCTCCAGTTCAGATAAGATATATGTTAGAAAAAAAGCCACCTTTTAGAATGGTTTGTGTTGGGAAAGTATATAGACCAGATTATGATGTTTCTCACACTCCAATGTTTCATCAAATGGAGGGACTAATGGTGGGAAAAGATATTTCTTTTGCTAACTTAAAAGCAATCTTAACAGAATTTGTAAATAAAGTTTTCGGAGAAACAAAAGTTAGGTTTAGACCTCATTTTTTTCCGTTTACAGAGCCAAGCGCAGAAATGGATGTAGAATGTGTTATTTGTAAAGGAAAAGGATGTAGAGTTTGTAAAGGTAGTGGTTGGCTAGAAATTATGGGCTGTGGGATGGTAGACCCTTCAGTATTAGAAGGAGTTGGATATAATCCAGAAGAAGTTTCAGGGTTTGCATTTGGAATGGGTATAGAAAGAATAACTATGCTTAGACATGGAATAGATGATTTAAGAGCATTCTTTGAAAATGATATGAGATTTTTAAAACAATTTAAGTAG
- a CDS encoding YfcE family phosphodiesterase, which produces MKILVMSDSHGNFQNFYNACIKESPEIVLFLGDLTKDAYEIESIFQDIKFYIVRGNCDYDDFKSDDEKNIEIKGVKIFLTHGHIYQVKRNYKSISAKLKYADIVLFGHTHAKYLERLENKILFNPGALILGEYGLIEIENNKQIKIKHKNLG; this is translated from the coding sequence ATGAAAATATTAGTTATGTCAGACAGTCATGGAAATTTTCAAAATTTTTATAATGCTTGTATTAAAGAATCTCCGGAAATTGTACTTTTTTTAGGAGATTTAACAAAAGATGCTTATGAAATAGAAAGTATATTTCAAGATATCAAGTTCTATATAGTTAGAGGAAATTGTGATTATGATGATTTTAAGTCTGATGATGAAAAAAATATTGAAATAAAAGGAGTTAAAATATTTTTAACTCATGGGCATATATATCAAGTTAAAAGAAATTATAAATCAATATCTGCTAAGCTAAAATATGCAGATATTGTTCTTTTTGGACATACTCATGCTAAATATCTAGAACGATTAGAAAATAAAATATTGTTTAATCCAGGAGCTCTTATTTTAGGGGAATATGGATTAATTGAAATAGAAAATAATAAACAAATAAAAATTAAACATAAAAATTTAGGTTAG
- the pheT gene encoding phenylalanine--tRNA ligase subunit beta, translating to MLISLEWLKQYVDIKENINELENALTMIGQEVEAINIQGEDLDNVVIGHIVEYGRHPEADKLSLLKVDVGEEENLQIICGASNHKLGDKVVIAKIGAVLPGNFKIKKSKIRGIESQGMCCSDEELGLGKDSSGIIILPENAPIGEEYRQYAGLNDVVFELEITPNRPDCLSHIGIAREIAAYYGRKVKYPHAEVFESLDDIENNIKIDIEDKERCKRYAGRVIRGIKVKESPEWLKKRITSMGLNPVNNIVDITNFVMFEYNQPIHTYDLSKLEGNNIIVRKGKEGEKLVTLMDQEVELNGELVIADAQKPIGLAGVIGGANTCIKEETTDLFLEVAYFEPDDIRKNSKKLGIFTDASYRFERGLDIDNIEEVLERATYLIEELAGAKIIGKAKDCYLEKATRKEIPLDMNKLKKFMGKEIEAQDGIKILTNLGLEVKTSLGEGAVVVVPPLYRQDLSRPADLYEEVIRMYGFENIENKMPIEDITAGKKDQTISLMDETKEMLAKIGLQEVINYSFIPKEVNNIFEINKNELMILNPIVETMSMMRPFLAYSILSNIKENLNRNQNSIKIFEVSKVFEKTEDLLAKEEVHMAIGISGREERDLWNSKPESYDFYTLKGYVEEFMKQVGVKNYKVERTDNKNYHPGRAADIKIGKVLVGTFGEIHPKVSEKLEIERERAYIAEINLSLLERYMKKKSKYEKVVKYPEVSRDLAIVLEENILVGEMITAIEKSSSYIESVNLFDIYKGEHIEKGKKSVAIGIILRKKEGTLSEEEILKVQEKVLSLIEKKFKGEIRK from the coding sequence ATGTTAATTTCGTTAGAATGGCTTAAACAATATGTAGATATAAAAGAAAATATAAATGAGTTAGAAAATGCTTTAACGATGATAGGTCAAGAAGTGGAAGCGATAAATATACAAGGTGAAGATTTGGATAATGTTGTGATAGGCCACATAGTTGAATATGGTAGGCATCCTGAAGCAGATAAATTATCTTTATTAAAAGTTGATGTTGGAGAGGAAGAAAATCTTCAAATAATTTGTGGAGCTTCTAATCATAAATTAGGAGATAAAGTTGTAATTGCAAAAATTGGTGCAGTTTTACCAGGAAATTTTAAAATAAAGAAAAGTAAAATAAGAGGAATAGAATCACAAGGAATGTGTTGTTCAGATGAAGAGCTGGGCTTAGGAAAAGACTCTTCAGGAATAATAATATTACCAGAGAATGCTCCAATAGGTGAGGAATATAGACAATATGCGGGATTAAATGATGTTGTTTTTGAATTAGAAATAACTCCAAATAGACCAGATTGCTTATCTCATATAGGAATAGCAAGAGAGATAGCAGCTTATTATGGAAGAAAAGTAAAGTATCCTCATGCAGAAGTATTTGAATCTTTAGATGATATTGAAAATAATATAAAGATTGATATAGAAGATAAAGAAAGATGTAAAAGGTATGCAGGAAGAGTAATTAGAGGAATTAAGGTAAAAGAATCTCCAGAGTGGTTAAAGAAAAGAATAACTTCAATGGGATTAAATCCAGTTAATAATATAGTAGATATTACAAATTTTGTAATGTTTGAATATAACCAACCAATACATACTTATGATTTAAGTAAGTTAGAGGGGAATAATATAATAGTAAGAAAAGGTAAAGAAGGAGAAAAATTAGTAACTTTAATGGATCAGGAAGTTGAATTAAATGGAGAATTAGTTATAGCTGATGCTCAAAAGCCAATTGGTTTAGCAGGAGTTATAGGAGGAGCTAATACTTGTATAAAGGAAGAGACTACAGATTTATTTTTAGAAGTAGCTTATTTTGAACCAGATGATATTAGAAAAAATTCTAAAAAATTAGGAATATTTACGGATGCTTCGTATAGATTTGAAAGAGGCTTAGATATTGATAATATAGAAGAAGTTTTAGAAAGAGCAACATATTTAATTGAAGAGCTTGCAGGAGCAAAAATTATAGGAAAAGCAAAAGATTGTTATTTAGAAAAGGCAACAAGAAAAGAAATTCCTTTAGACATGAATAAATTGAAGAAGTTTATGGGGAAAGAGATAGAAGCTCAAGACGGAATTAAAATTTTAACAAACTTAGGTTTAGAAGTTAAAACTTCTTTAGGGGAAGGTGCGGTAGTAGTTGTTCCTCCTTTATATAGACAAGATTTATCGAGACCTGCAGATTTATATGAAGAAGTTATACGTATGTATGGATTTGAAAATATTGAAAATAAAATGCCAATAGAAGATATAACTGCAGGTAAGAAAGATCAAACAATTTCTTTAATGGATGAAACTAAAGAAATGTTGGCTAAAATAGGATTACAAGAAGTTATAAACTATAGTTTTATTCCAAAGGAAGTTAATAATATTTTTGAAATAAATAAAAATGAATTAATGATATTAAATCCAATAGTTGAAACAATGTCTATGATGAGACCATTTTTAGCTTATAGTATTTTATCTAATATAAAAGAAAATTTAAATAGGAATCAAAATTCAATAAAAATATTTGAAGTATCTAAAGTTTTTGAAAAGACAGAAGATCTATTGGCTAAAGAAGAAGTTCACATGGCCATTGGAATTTCAGGAAGAGAAGAAAGAGATCTTTGGAATTCAAAACCAGAATCATACGACTTCTATACATTAAAAGGATATGTAGAAGAGTTTATGAAACAAGTTGGAGTTAAGAATTATAAAGTTGAAAGGACGGATAATAAAAATTATCATCCTGGAAGAGCTGCAGATATTAAAATAGGAAAAGTTTTAGTAGGAACTTTTGGAGAGATACATCCAAAAGTATCTGAAAAATTAGAAATAGAAAGAGAAAGAGCTTATATTGCTGAAATTAATTTATCTTTATTAGAAAGATATATGAAAAAGAAAAGTAAATATGAAAAAGTAGTTAAATATCCGGAAGTAAGTAGAGATTTAGCAATTGTTTTAGAGGAAAATATATTAGTAGGAGAAATGATAACAGCGATTGAAAAAAGTTCATCTTATATAGAAAGTGTTAATCTATTCGACATTTATAAAGGCGAACATATAGAAAAAGGGAAGAAATCAGTTGCTATAGGAATAATATTAAGAAAAAAAGAAGGAACTTTATCAGAAGAAGAAATATTAAAAGTTCAAGAGAAAGTTTTATCGTTAATTGAGAAAAAATTTAAAGGAGAGATAAGAAAATAA